The following proteins are encoded in a genomic region of Cryptomeria japonica chromosome 11, Sugi_1.0, whole genome shotgun sequence:
- the LOC131041392 gene encoding protein S40-6, whose product MLTKMSMSVSMSVSMSPEGLLRAGASSRVEKLLGSLPHNNISNPAPSEAGDLNELREEDVWEAWVEGSNPVHESTVKEEISRHKTDGGVGSGGGGGKLQLQQQQPQPQPQPPPPQQRWLGFETGGLSVAFEDSAVRSRFSPLTRTSKSFKMASPSASRSMSVRIADNGSRHMLMHQSAPVNVPDWSKILGIDHRKDNPNGFPAAGDEDEDEGDDKLPPHEYLAREQARSQMTTTSVFHGVGRTLKGRDMSRVRNAVWRQTGFLG is encoded by the coding sequence ATGTTGACGAAAATGAGCATGAGTGTGAGCATGAGTGTGAGCATGAGCCCCGAGGGTTTGCTCAGGGCCGGGGCTAGCTCCCGTGTCGAGAAACTCCTCGGGAGCCTTCCCCACAATAATATTTCTAATCCTGCTCCTTCCGAGGCAGGGGATTTGAACGAGCTTAGGGAGGAGGATGTGTGGGAAGCGTGGGTCGAGGGTTCGAATCCCGTGCACGAATCAACTGTCAAGGAGGAAATATCGCGTCACAAGACGGATGGTGGGGTCGGGAGTGGCGGTGGAGGAGGAAAGCTGCAGCTGCAGCAACAGCAGCCGCAGCCGCAGCCGCAGCCGCCTCCGCCGCAGCAGCGCTGGTTAGGGTTTGAAACAGGGGGCCTCTCTGTTGCCTTTGAGGACTCTGCCGTCCGATCGAGGTTTTCTCCCCTTACCAGAACCTCGAAATCTTTTAAAATGGCTTCACCTTCGGCAAGCCGAAGCATGTCTGTTAGAATTGCAGATAATGGTAGCAGGCACATGCTTATGCACCAGTCCGCTCCTGTGAATGTCCCTGACTGGAGCAAGATTTTGGGAATTGATCACCGGAAAGATAATCCGAATGGTTTCCCGGCCGCCGGCGATGAGGACGAAGACGAAGGGGATGATAAGCTTCCCCCGCATGAGTATCTGGCCCGCGAGCAGGCTCGCAGCCAGATGACTACGACTTCGGTCTTTCATGGCGTCGGGAGGACTTTAAAGGGCAGAGATATGAGCCGAGTTCGAAACGCGGTCTGGAGACAGACCGGCTTTCTCGGTTAA